Proteins from one Syngnathus scovelli strain Florida chromosome 17, RoL_Ssco_1.2, whole genome shotgun sequence genomic window:
- the ift57 gene encoding intraflagellar transport protein 57 homolog — MAEDGRRGWEEDERGPGAPHQNFVLMEALAEKLKILNCDQDLLEKHNMKPLSRHYFVSSPYLVANPGEQFYVFTVMAAWLINSAGRSFTKPREDDEPAATVANILAELRALGVRVDFPPSKLKSGSGEHVCFVLNMLAEHALKRRGFSFQRPTYPTETTEEESMIDDHAEPAPDNVDLVAEEDEDDEENLVDLEALTLQSTLQEATANKPGEILRSALDVAEWNLEVERVLPLLKVTIRTDNKDWRVHLEQMHRHQDAIKSSLSEAKGYLDKLEEDISRTMEKVSSREKYLNKQLEGVISEHRATQAQLSEVKERYRGASGGVAQRTQLLAELCEELEKVKQEMEERGSSMSDGAALVKIKQSVSKLKQEIMTTDVRAGVVAHMLLQAKLKRKSDMSFRMHAAA; from the exons ATGGCGGAGGACGGTCGCCGCGGGTGGGAGGAGGACGAACGCGGCCCGGGAGCTCCTCATCAAAACTTCGTGCTCATGGAGGCGCTCGCGGAGAAGCTGAAAATCTTAAACTGCGACCAGGACCTGCTGGAAAAACACAACATGAAGCCCCTCTCCAG GCATTACTTTGTGTCCAGCCCTTACCTGGTGGCCAACCCGGGCGAGCAGTTTTATGTGTTCACCGTCATGGCCGCCTGGCTCATCAACAGCGCGGGCAGAAGCTTCACCAAACCTCGGGAGGACGACGAGCCCGCCGCGACCGTAGCCAACATCCTGGCCGAGCTCAGGGCGCTC GGTGTGAGGGTGGACTTCCCGCCGTCCAAGCTGAAGTCCGGTTCGGGCGAGCATGTGTGCTTCGTCTTGAACATGCTGGCGGAACACGCACTCAAGAGGCGGGGATTCTCCTTTCAAAG ACCCACCTACCCCACCGAAACCACTGAAGAAGAATCGATGATAGACGACCACGCGGAACCCGCACCCGACAATGTGGACCTCGTCGCC gaggaggacgaggacgatGAGGAGAACCTGGTGGACTTGGAGGCGCTGACCCTGCAGAGCACGCTTCAA GAGGCGACGGCAAACAAACCCGGCGAGATCCTTCGCTCGGCGCTGGATGTGGCCGAGTGGAACCTGGAGGTGGAAAGGGTCCTCCCCCTCCTTAAAGTCACCATCAGGACTGACAACAAG GACTGGAGGGTCCACCTGGAGCAGATGCACCGGCACCAGGATGCCATCAAGTCCTCGCTCAGTGAGGCTAAG GGCTACCTTGACAAGCTGGAGGAGGACATCAGCAGGACGATGGAGAAGGTGTCCAGTCGAGAGAAGTACCTGAACAAGCAGCTGGAAGGCGTCATCAGCGAACATCGCGCCACCCAGGCCCAGCTCAGCGAG GTCAAGGAGCGCTACCGAGGTGCCAGCGGGGGCGTGGCCCAGAGGACACAACTCCTGGCCGAG CTATGTGAAGAGTTGGAGAAGGTGAAGCAGGAGATGGAGGAGCGAGGCAGTAGCATGTCGGACGGAG CGGCGCTGGTAAAGATCAAGCAAAGCGTCAGCAAGCTGAAGCAGGaaatcatgaccacagatgtgcgTGCCGGCGTGGTAGCCCACATGCTGCTGCAGGCCAAACTAAAGCGCAAATCCGACATGAGCTTTCGCATGCAcgccgctgcttga
- the myo10 gene encoding unconventional myosin-X — translation MEHFFQEAYKRNAPTCDELQPAPGAENEGGDEGVEDMAMLEDLHDGAIMHNLFLRYRQRRIYTYIGSILAAVNPYQPLAGLYERSAVELYARHHLGQMPPHIFAVANECYRALWRRPRSQCVLISGESGAGKTESTKLILKFLSAMSQHSLEVSSKERSSRVEEALLESGPIMEAFGNARTLYNNNSSRFGKFVQLHFNQKGSIQGGRIVDYLLEKNRVVRQNVGERNYHIFYALLAGADHQQMERLDLSPSCAYHYLTHSGGPPDNGADDKGTFQEVLNAMRTMHFTEDNICEILRLLAGILHAGNIHFVTAGGAQIASKSALSQTAELLGLNPDQLAEVLTHRSMILRGEEISTPLTVEQAVDSRDSMAMALYSQCFNWIVRKLNDRIRGKDDFKSISILDIFGFENFEVNHFEQFNINYANEKLQEYFNKHIFSLEQLEYNKEGLVWANIDWTDNGECLDLIEKKLGLLALINEESHFPKATDDTLLEKLHSQHSKNAFYVKPRVAVHYFGVRHYAGEVVYDVRGTLEKNRDTFRDDVLHLLRDSRLDFVYDLFEHVLSRNNRDTLKSSCKHRRPTVSSHFKDSLHSLMATLSASDPFFIRCIKPNTHKMPEHFDTAVVLNQLRYSGMLETVKIRRAGFPVRRPFQEFCCRYQVLMRDGLTAADARGRCAELLQRYDSSATDWQMGKTKVFLREGLEHRLEKQREVVVLRAAVIIRAHVAGYVVRKRYRRLVRCVLLIQKNYRAFYWRRKFLLLRWAALTLQTRLRGHMARRLVRRMLDESQARKREQEEQEERERQRLEEEQLAQEAFRRREEPCPAQQLVVEPQLAQKHHSPDTLKETLEESSQTLDLFSEEEDDKALRPQEASQVEEILRLEREIQSLQMKKERQELSLTEASLLRLQLLRDQELKHLEDEACEAAQHFLRSLNFDEIDECVRNIESSLGVDGDQEKEDGWRRADREEEDVDEGFGADDEPVKDSPNPSEHGHSDGQRTSGIRTSDDSSEEDPYANDGVVPPPPAAVLLLEPPCELIPPDEDSDYDQDDESAVASGGSMAALSNANDERWSPDGCRSSGTYNSSGAYRFGSEEAQSSFEDSEDDFDRLDTDDELSYRRDSVYSCVTLPYFHSFLHIKGGLMNMWKRRWCVLKDETFLWFRAKQEALKQGWLHKKGGGSSTLSRRNWKRRWFVLRHSKLMYFENDGEDKLKGVLDIRTAKEVIDNADKENGIDIITTERTYHLVAETAEDASQWFSVLSQVHGSTEQEIGEMHDEQANPQNAVGTLDVGTIDSACAADNPERPNSFVIITANRVLHCNADTPEEMHHWITLLQRAKGDARVDGQEFIIRGWLHKEMKSSVVGVAVGSKASLKLKKRWFLLTHNSLDYYKSSERGALKLGTLVLNSLCSVVPPDDRVFKDTGYWNVVVHGRKHSYRLYCKLLNEAIRWAAAVQNVIDAKAPIDTPTQQLMLQIKENSLNPEVVEQIYRRNPILRYSQHPLHSPLLPLPYGDVHQASGPRTCGTLQEEALAAFARLRQLEGAADPAPGIGALLRACREPRALRDELYCQLVKQTARPPGPHGPANLARWKTLACAACAFLPGRSVLAYVRLHLKRTREAFPGTEIERYAAFALDALKKTRGRENVPSLEEIRAVVERRDMNTTVHCHGGGCCKITINSHTTAGEVVEKLLRGLVMEDSRNMFALFEHNDTVEKAIESRAVVADVLAKFERLSFSPDEGGAGWKLYFKLYCFLDVDNVPKDSVEFAFMFEQAHEAVIRGQYPAPEETLQFLSALRLQYLLGDQSPGAHVPDTSQVFPMARLRTRVQNSARSFAPGVERSGTSERKRSSFLEGTLRRSLRGGSLGRRRSDSDNGLEAWLREEAEAIRTGMLEKWSKLRGVTREQAMRKYMALVRDWPGYGSTLFNVECGDGTFPLELWLGVSREAVSVYKRGEPRPLEVFPYERILSFGAPLSNTYKIAVDGRELVFETQTVMAIAKLMKAYVGMMVQKRYSNCQSLGGQCGVR, via the exons ATGGAGCACTTCTTCCAAGAG GCGTACAAGCGCAATGCGCCAACATGCGATGAGCTTCAGCCCGCCCCCGGCGCCGAGAACGAGGGCGGCGACGAGGGCGTGGAGGACATGGCGATGCTGGAGGATCTGCACGACGGCGCCATCATGCACAACCTGTTCCTGCGATACCGCCAAAGGCGCATCTAC ACGTACATCGGGTCGATCCTGGCGGCGGTGAATCCGTACCAGCCGCTGGCCGGCTTGTACGAACGCAGCGCGGTGGAGCTGTACGCCCGTCATCATCTGGGCCAGATGCCGCCGCACATCTTCGCCGTGGCCAATGAGTGTTACCGCGCGCTGTGGCGGAGGCCACGCAGCCAATGCGTGCTCATCAG TGGCGAGAGTGGCGCCGGGAAGACTGAAAGCACCAAACTGATTCTCAAGTTCTTGTCGGCCATGAGCCAGCATTCCCTGGAGGTGTCGTCCAAGGAGAGGAGTTCGCGTGTGGAGGAGGCGCTGCTGGAGAGCGG GCCCATCATGGAGGCCTTCGGCAACGCGCGGACGCTCTACAACAACAACTCCAGCCGCTTCGGGAAGTTCGTCCAGCTGCATTTCAACCAAAAAGGAAGCATCCAGGGAGGACGCATCGTCGACT ACCTCCTGGAGAAG AACCGGGTAGTCCGACAGAACGTTGGCGAGAGGAACTATCACATCTTCTATGCTCTGCTCGCAGGCGCCGACCACCAGCAAATGG AGCGTTTGGATCTGAGCCCGTCTTGCGCGTATCACTACTTGACCCACTCGGGCGGCCCCCCAGACAACGGCGCCGACGACAAAGGCACTTTTCAAGAGGTTCTG AACGCCATGCGGACCATGCACTTCACCGAGGACAACATCTGCGAGATCCTGCGACTCCTGGCAGGGATCCTGCACGCCGGCAACATCCACTTTGTAACGGCCGGAGGGGCCCAGATCGCCTCCAAGTCCG CCCTGAGTCAGACGGCGGAGCTCCTGGGCCTGAACCCGGATCAGCTGGCCGAGGTTCTCACACACAGGTCCATGATCCTCCGGGGGGAGGAGATCTCCACCCCGCTCACTGTGGAGCAG GCGGTGGACTCACGAGACTCCATGGCCATGGCACTTTATTCGCAATGCTTCAACTGGATCGTCCGCAAACTCAACGATCGCATCCGAGGGAAAGACGACTTCAAGTCCATCAGCATCCTGGACATCTTTGGGTTTGAAAACTTTGAG GTCAACCACTTTGAGCAGTTCAACATCAACTACGCCAACGAGAAGCTGCAGGAATATTTCAATAAGCACATTTTCTCCCTGGAGCAACTCGAGTACAACAA GGAAGGTCTGGTGTGGGCCAACATCGACTGGACAGACAACGGCGAGTGTTTGGACTTGATTGAGAAG AAACTGGGCCTCCTGGCTCTGATCAACGAGGAGAGTCACTTCCCCAAAGCCACGGACGACACGCTGCTGGAGAAACTGCACAGTCAGCACTCG AAAAATGCCTTTTACGTGAAGCCTCGCGTGGCCGTTCACTACTTTGGAGTTCGCCATTATGCCGGAGAG GTGGTGTACGACGTGAGGGGCACGCTGGAGAAGAACAGAGACACCTTCCGAGACGACGTCCTCCATCTGCTGCGTGACAGCAG GTTGGATTTTGTCTACGACCTTTTTGAGCACGTGCTGAGTCGCAACAACCGGGACACGCTGAAGAGCAGCTGCAAGCACCGCCGACCCACCGTCAGCTCGCACTTCAAG GACTCACTGCACTCCCTGATGGCAACGCTCAGCGCCTCCGACCCGTTCTTCATCCGTTGCATCAAACCAAACACGCACAAG ATGCCTGAGCACTTTGACACAGCGGTGGTTCTCAACCAGCTGAGGTATTCGGGCATGCTGGAGACGGTGAAGATCCGACGTGCCGGCTTTCCCGTGCGGCGACCTTTCCAGGAGTTCTGCTGCAG ATACCAAGTTCTGATGCGGGATGGGCTGACAGCGGCAGACGCCAGGGGGCGCTGCGCTGAGCTGCTTCAGCGTTACGACAGCAGTGCCACCGACTGGCAGATGGGCAAGACCAAG GTGTTCCTCAGGGAAGGCCTGGAGCACCGTCTGGAGAAGCAGCGTGAGGTGGTGGTGCTCCGAGCCGCTGTGATCATCCGGGCGCACGTGGCTGGCTACGTGGTCAG GAAGCGGTACCGTCGGTTGGTGCGCTGCGTCCTGCTCATCCAGAAGAACTACCGCGCCTTCTACTGGCGCAGGAAGTTCCTGCTGCTGCGCTGGGCGGCGCTCACGCTGCAGACGCGCCTGCGAGGTCACATGGCCAGACGCCTGGTGAGACGGATGCTGGACGAGAGTCAGGCGAGGAAGCGGGAGCAAGAGGAGCAAGAGGAAAG AGAGAGACAGCGGCTGGAGGAGGAACAGCTCGCTCAAGAG GCATTCAGGAGGCGCGAGGAGCCTTGTCCAGCTCAACAACTGGTGGTTGAGCCTCAGCTGGCCCAAAAACACCACTCACCCGACACTTTGAAGGAGACCTTGGAGGAGTCTTCTCAGACATTGGATCTATTttcggaggaggaggatgacaaAGCCCTCCGTCCTCAGGAGGCCTCCCAGGTGGAGGAGATCCTGCGACTGGAGCGGGAGATCCAGTCCCTGCAGATGAAGAAGGAACGCCAGGAGTTATCCCTGACGGAGGCATCGCTGCTCCGCCTCCAGCTGCTCCGTGACCAGGAGCTCAAGCACCTGGAGGATGAGGCCTGCGAGGCGGCACAGCACTTCCTTCGCTCGCTCAACTTCGACGAAATCGACGAGTGCGTCAGGAACATTGAGAGCTCGCTGGGAGTGGACGGCGACCAAGAAAAGGAGGATGGGTGGCGGCGAGCGGACCGCGAGGAGGAGGATGTGGACGAAGGCTTCGGGGCGGACGACGAGCCGGTTAAGGACTCGCCAAACCCCAGTGAACACGGACACTCGGACGGCCAGCGCACCAGCGGAATCCGAACCAGCGATGACTCCTCCGAGGAGGACCCGTACGCCAACGACGGCGTGGTCCCGCCGCCGCCCGCCGCCGTGCTCCTGCTGGAACCGCCGTGCGAGCTCATCCCGCCGGACGAGGACTCGGATTACGATCAGGACGACGAGAGCGCCGTCGCGTCCGGCGGCAGCATGGCAGCGCTCTCTAACGCTAACGATGAGCGGTGGTCGCCCGATGGCTGTCGCTCGTCTGGAACATACAACAGCTCCGGAGCGTACCGTTTCGGCTCGGAAGAAGCGCAGTCCTCG tttgaggacagcgaggacgACTTTGACAGATTGGACACGGACGACGAGCTGTCGTACCGCCGAGACTCCGTCTACAGCTGCGTCACGCTGCCCTACTTCCACAGCTTCTTGCACATCAAAG GCGGCCTGATGAACATGTGGAAGCGGCGCTGGTGCGTGCTGAAGGACGAGACCTTCCTGTGGTTCCGCGCCAAGCAGGAGGCGCTGAAGCAaggctggctgcacaagaaaggCGGAGGATCGTCCACGCTGTCACGCCGAAACTGGAAGCGACGATGGTTCGTCCTCCGGCACAGCAAGCTCATGTACTTTGAAAACGACGGCGAAGACAAGCTCAAGGGGGTGTTGGACATTCGCACCGCCAA AGAGGTGATCGACAACGCCGACAAGGAAAACGGCATCGATATCATCACGACGGAGAGAACGTACCACTTGGTTGCGGAGACTGCAGAGGACGCCAG CCAGTGGTTCAGCGTGCTGAGTCAGGTCCACGGCTCCACTGAGCAGGAAATCGGTGAGATGCACGACGAGCAGGCCAACCCGCAGAACGCCGTG GGTACGCTGGACGTGGGCACCATTGACTCGGCGTGCGCGGCTGACAATCCAGAGAG GCCCAACTCCTTCGTCATCATCACGGCCAACCGGGTCCTCCATTGCAACGCCGACACGCCTGAGGAGATGCACCACTGGATCACGCTGCTGCAGCGTGCCAAGGGTGACGCCCGCGTGGACGGCCAGGAGTTCATcatacgag GTTGGCTGCACAAGGAGATGAAGAGCAGCGTGGTGGGCGTGGCTGTGGGCAGCAAAGCCTCGCTCAAGCTGAAGAAGCGCTGGTTCCTGCTAACCCACAACTCCCTGGACTACTACAAGAGCTCGGAGCGCGGCGCCCTCAAGTTGGGCACGCTGGTGCTCAACAGTTTGTGCTCGGTAGTGCCGCCCGACGACAGAGTCTTCAAGGATACCG GCTACTGGAACGTCGTCGTCCACGGCCGTAAGCATTCGTACCGCCTCTACTGCAAACTCCTCAACGAGGCCATCCGCTGGGCCGCGGCCGTCCAGAACGTCATCGACGCCAAGGCGCCCATTGACACGCCCACGCAGCAGCTCATGCTGCAAATCAAG GAGAATAGCCTCAACCCCGAAGTGGTGGAGCAGATCTATAGGAGGAACCCCATCCTGCGCTACAGCCAGCACCCACTGCACTCACCACTTCTACCGCTGCCCTACGGAGATGTGCACCAGGCCTCTG GCCCAAGGACGTGCGGCACCCTGCAGGAAGAGGCGCTGGCGGCCTTTGCTCGCCTGCGGCAGCTGGAGGGCGCAGCCGACCCAGCGCCGGGCATCGGGGCGCTCCTGAGGGCGTGCCGGGAGCCACGTGCCCTCCGCGACGAGCTCTACTGCCAGCTGGTCAAGCAGACGGCACGCCCACCCGGGCCCCACGGCCCCGCCAACCTTGCCCGCTGGAAGACGCTGGCGTGCGCCGCCTGCGCCTTCCTGCCCGGCAGGAGCGTCCTCGCCTACGTCCGCCTGCACCTCAAGAG GACTCGAGAGGCGTTCCCCGGCACAGAGATTGAGCGCTACGCCGCTTTTGCGCTGGATGCGCTGAAGAAGACGCGCGGGCGGGAGAACGTCCCCTCGCTGGAAGAGATTCGGGCCGTGGTGGAGCGACGGGACATGAACACCACTGTGCATTGTCACGGCGGAGGTTGCTGCAAGATCACCATCAACTCGCACACCACTGCCGGCGAG GTGGTGGAGAAGCTGCTGCGCGGTCTGGTCATGGAGGACAGCAGGAACATGTTTGCGCTCTTCGAGCACAACGACACGGTGGAGAAAGCCATTGAGAGCCGTGCTGTGGTCGCCGACGTCCTCGCCAAGTTTGAAAG ATTGTCCTTCAGTCCAGATGAGGGCGGCGCAGGCTGGAAGTTGTACTTCAAACTCTACTGCTTCCTGGACGTGGACAACGTTCCCAAAGACAGCGTGGAGTTTGCCTTCATGTTTGAACAG GCTCACGAAGCGGTGATCCGCGGTCAGTATCCAGCCCCCGAGGAGACTCTGCAGTTCCTGTCGGCGTTGCGGCTTCAGTACCTTCTGGGGGACCAAAGCCCCGGGGCCCATGTGCCTGACACCTCGCAGGTGTTTCCCATGGCTCGCCTGCGGACCCGTGTGCAGAACTCAGCGCGGAGCTTTGCCCCGGGGGTTGAACGCTCAGGGACGTCGGAGCGCAAGCGGTCTAGCTTCCTAGAGGGAACGCTGAGGCGCAGCCTGCGCGGCGGCTCGCTCGGCCGGCGCCGCTCGGACTCCGACAACGGGCTAGAGGCCTGGCTGAGGGAGGAGGCGGAGGCCATCCGGACCGGCATGCTGGAGAAGTGGAGCAAGCTGCGCGGCGTCACGCGGGAGCAGGCCATGCGCAAGTACATGGCGCTGGTCCGCGACTGGCCCGGCTACGGATCCACGCTCTTCAATGTAGAG TGCGGTGATGGCACTTTCCCGCTGGAGCTGTGGCTGGGCGTGAGCCGCGAAGCCGTCTCTGTGTACAAGCGGGGCGAACCGCGCCCTCTGGAGGTTTTCCCCTACGAGCGCATCCTGTCCTTTGGGGCGCCGCTCTCCAACACCTACAAGATCGCCGTGGATGGACGAGAACTCGTCTTTGAGACCCAAACG GTGATGGCCATCGCCAAGCTGATGAAGGCGTACGTCGGCATGATGGTGCAGAAGCGCTACAGCAACTGTCAGTCGCTCGGTGGCCaatgcggcgtccggtga
- the basp1 gene encoding brain acid soluble protein 1 homolog: protein MGGKLSKKKGYNVNDDKTKEQDAKAGEASGSDDNQVAENVKDETAPAAKDVTPTKEAAPAATAVAEELEKGTNAEPIADGEVTKTQEAAAEPTPKEAAAPAVKDEADAKKTEAPKAEADPKASETPKETPKESVAPEAPPKDSADAPNKDQSKDQSANAQD, encoded by the coding sequence ATGGGAGGCAAACTAAGCAAGAAGAAGGGCTACAACGTCAACGACGACAAGACTAAAGAGCAAGACGCCAAGGCAGGGGAGGCGTCCGGTTCCGACGACAACCAGGTAGCCGAGAACGTCAAAGATGAGACCGCCCCTGCCGCCAAGGACGTGACGCCCACCAAGGAGGCGGCGCCGGCCGCAACCGCCGTCGCCGAGGAGCTGGAGAAAGGGACCAACGCCGAGCCTATAGCGGACGGCGAGGTCACCAAGACCCAGGAGGCCGCGGCTGAGCCCACCCCCAAGGAGGCCGCCGCCCCCGCCGTCAAAGATGAGGCCGACGCCAAAAAGACTGAGGCCCCCAAAGCTGAGGCGGACCCCAAAGCCAGCGAGACCCCCAAGGAGACCCCCAAGGAGTCGGTGGCCCCCGAAGCTCCGCCCAAAGATTCCGCCGATGCACCAAACAAGGATCAGAGCAAGGATCAAAGCGCCAACGCTCAAGATTGA